The proteins below come from a single Rhizobium sp. BT04 genomic window:
- the trxB gene encoding thioredoxin-disulfide reductase: MPARHTKVLIIGSGPAGYTAAVYAARAMLKPVLIAGLEQGGQLMITTDVENYPGFADPIQGPWLMEQMLQQAKHVGAEIVNDVVTEVDMNQRPFVARTDSGQVWTADTLIIATGAKAKWLGIESEQHFQGFGVSACATCDGFFYRNKDVIVVGGGNSAVEEALYLSNIAKSVTLVHRRDFFRAEKILQERLFAKENVKVLWNTEVAEITGAPAKPPMPQSVSGARLRDVRTGVITEMPIDGVFVAIGHAPATELFKDKLKLKDNGYLWTAPDSTATSLEGVYAAGDVTDDTFRQAITAAGLGCMAALEAERYLTGHMPVAVAAE; the protein is encoded by the coding sequence ATGCCCGCCCGCCATACCAAGGTGCTCATCATCGGTTCTGGACCCGCAGGCTATACTGCCGCGGTCTATGCCGCGCGCGCCATGCTGAAACCGGTTCTGATCGCCGGTCTCGAACAGGGCGGCCAGTTGATGATCACCACCGATGTCGAGAATTATCCGGGCTTTGCCGATCCGATCCAGGGTCCCTGGCTGATGGAACAGATGCTGCAGCAGGCAAAACATGTGGGCGCCGAGATCGTTAACGACGTCGTGACCGAAGTCGACATGAACCAGCGTCCCTTCGTCGCCCGCACCGACAGCGGCCAGGTCTGGACCGCCGATACGCTGATCATCGCCACCGGCGCCAAGGCCAAGTGGCTCGGCATCGAGAGCGAGCAGCATTTCCAGGGTTTTGGTGTTTCGGCTTGCGCCACCTGCGACGGTTTCTTCTATCGCAACAAGGATGTGATCGTGGTCGGCGGCGGCAACAGCGCCGTCGAGGAAGCCCTCTATCTGTCCAACATCGCCAAGTCGGTGACATTGGTGCATCGCCGAGATTTCTTCCGGGCTGAGAAAATCCTGCAGGAACGTTTGTTCGCCAAGGAAAACGTCAAGGTCCTGTGGAACACCGAAGTCGCCGAAATCACCGGCGCGCCGGCCAAGCCGCCGATGCCGCAATCCGTCTCCGGCGCCCGGCTGCGCGACGTCAGAACCGGGGTGATCACCGAGATGCCGATCGACGGCGTCTTCGTCGCTATCGGCCATGCGCCGGCCACCGAGCTTTTCAAGGACAAGCTGAAGCTGAAGGACAACGGCTATCTCTGGACCGCGCCGGATTCGACCGCGACCAGCCTGGAGGGGGTCTATGCCGCGGGCGACGTGACGGATGATACGTTCCGCCAGGCGATCACTGCCGCCGGCCTGGGATGCATGGCGGCACTTGAAGCCGAGCGATATCTGACGGGCCACATGCCCGTCGCCGTGGCAGCGGAGTAA
- a CDS encoding LysR family transcriptional regulator VtlR, with translation MPLDWDKLRIFHAAAEAGSFTHAADKLHLSQSAISRQVSALEQDVGTKLFHRHARGLILTEQGELLYRTAHDVLLKLETVKMQLTETNETPSGRLRVTTTVGLGQGWLTDKIQEFLQLYPDVQIQLILDNEEVDVNMRHADCAIRLRQPQQSDLIQRKLFTVHMHVYAAPSYINRHGEPQKIEDLDNHRIITFGEPAPSYLLDVNWLEVAGRSSDNKRIPHLQINSQTSIKRAALLGIGVACLPDYIVGRDPGLIQLAINADVPSFDTYFCYPDEIKNAAKLKAFRDFIVSKARNWNF, from the coding sequence ATGCCATTGGATTGGGACAAGCTGCGTATTTTTCACGCAGCTGCCGAGGCGGGTTCGTTCACGCATGCGGCGGATAAACTGCATCTGTCCCAATCCGCCATCAGCCGCCAGGTCAGCGCGCTGGAGCAGGATGTCGGCACCAAGCTGTTTCACCGCCATGCGCGCGGCCTGATTCTGACGGAACAGGGCGAGCTGCTTTACCGCACCGCCCATGACGTGCTGCTGAAGCTCGAAACCGTGAAGATGCAGCTCACCGAGACGAATGAGACGCCGTCCGGCAGGCTGCGCGTCACCACCACGGTCGGCCTCGGCCAGGGCTGGCTGACCGACAAGATCCAGGAATTCCTGCAGCTTTATCCCGATGTGCAGATCCAGCTGATCCTCGACAACGAGGAAGTGGATGTGAACATGCGCCATGCCGACTGCGCCATCCGCCTGCGCCAGCCGCAACAGTCCGACCTCATCCAGCGCAAGCTCTTCACCGTGCACATGCACGTCTATGCCGCTCCCTCCTACATCAACCGCCATGGCGAGCCGCAGAAGATCGAGGATCTCGACAATCACCGCATCATTACGTTCGGCGAGCCCGCCCCGAGCTACCTGCTCGACGTCAACTGGCTCGAGGTCGCCGGCCGCTCGTCCGACAACAAGCGTATCCCGCATCTACAGATCAACAGCCAGACCTCGATCAAGCGGGCCGCCCTGCTCGGCATCGGCGTCGCCTGCCTGCCGGATTACATCGTCGGCCGCGACCCCGGCCTGATCCAGCTGGCAATCAATGCCGACGTTCCCTCCTTCGATACCTATTTCTGCTATCCCGACGAGATCAAGAACGCCGCCAAGCTGAAGGCCTTCCGCGATTTCATCGTCAGCAAGGCCAGAAACTGGAACTTTTAA
- a CDS encoding helix-turn-helix transcriptional regulator, whose protein sequence is MDKDEIIKALAHPTRMDILSWLKNPEKHFPSQEHPFEMGVCASQFERCGLSQSTVSAHLGTLHRAGLVTTKRVGQWIFYKRNEQTIAAFLKQLTQDL, encoded by the coding sequence ATGGACAAAGACGAGATTATTAAGGCACTCGCCCACCCTACCCGGATGGACATTCTGAGCTGGCTGAAAAATCCGGAGAAACATTTTCCCTCGCAGGAGCACCCTTTCGAAATGGGCGTCTGCGCCAGCCAGTTCGAGCGCTGCGGCCTGTCGCAGTCGACGGTCTCGGCTCATTTGGGAACGCTGCATCGCGCCGGCCTCGTCACCACCAAACGCGTCGGCCAGTGGATCTTCTACAAACGCAACGAACAAACGATTGCCGCCTTCCTGAAGCAACTGACGCAGGATCTTTAG
- a CDS encoding MFS transporter has product MPLALLVLALSSFAIGTTEFVIMGLLPEVAADLSVSIPQAGWLVTGYALAVAIGAPVMAISTAKLKRRTALIALMAFFIAGNLLCALASDYWVLMIARIVTALCHGAFFGIGSVVAAGLVAEDRKARAVALMFTGLTLANVLGVPLGTAIGQAYGWRATFGVVTIIGVVTISGLIAILPRDRQQENGSILREIAALRNGGLWLALSTTVFFAASMFALFTYIAPLLRDVTGVSPEGVTWTLFLIGLGLTVGNLIGGKLADWRLGTTLAGVFAAIAVTSIAFSYTSRFFIPAEITLFLWALASFAAVPALQVGVVGFGKDAPNLASTINIGAFNTGNALGAWVGGLVIDAGFDLTRVPLAAALMALIGLGATTLTYLSARGRATLAPAE; this is encoded by the coding sequence ATGCCCCTCGCCCTCCTCGTTCTCGCCTTGAGCTCGTTTGCGATAGGCACCACCGAATTCGTCATCATGGGTCTGTTGCCCGAAGTCGCGGCCGATCTCTCCGTCAGCATCCCGCAGGCCGGATGGCTGGTCACCGGCTATGCGCTGGCGGTTGCGATCGGCGCCCCCGTGATGGCTATTTCGACCGCGAAGCTGAAGCGCCGCACCGCCCTGATTGCGCTGATGGCCTTCTTCATCGCCGGCAACCTGCTGTGCGCTCTGGCGAGCGACTACTGGGTGCTGATGATCGCCCGCATCGTGACCGCACTTTGCCACGGTGCCTTCTTCGGCATCGGCTCGGTGGTCGCCGCCGGCCTCGTCGCCGAAGACCGCAAGGCCCGCGCCGTGGCGCTGATGTTCACCGGCCTGACGCTTGCCAATGTTCTCGGCGTGCCGCTCGGCACCGCGATCGGCCAGGCCTATGGCTGGCGCGCCACCTTCGGCGTCGTCACCATCATCGGCGTCGTCACCATCTCAGGCCTGATCGCCATCCTGCCCAGAGATAGGCAGCAGGAAAACGGCAGCATCCTGCGCGAGATCGCAGCACTGAGGAATGGCGGCCTGTGGCTGGCGCTTTCCACCACCGTCTTCTTCGCCGCCTCGATGTTTGCCCTCTTCACCTATATCGCGCCGCTGCTGCGCGACGTCACCGGCGTTTCGCCGGAAGGCGTCACCTGGACACTGTTCCTGATCGGCCTCGGCCTGACCGTCGGCAATCTCATCGGCGGCAAGCTTGCCGATTGGCGCCTCGGCACAACGCTCGCCGGCGTCTTCGCCGCGATCGCCGTCACTTCGATCGCCTTCAGCTATACCAGCCGCTTCTTCATCCCGGCTGAGATCACCCTCTTTCTTTGGGCACTAGCAAGCTTTGCCGCCGTGCCGGCGCTGCAGGTCGGCGTCGTCGGCTTCGGCAAGGACGCTCCCAACCTCGCCTCGACGATCAATATCGGCGCCTTCAACACCGGCAATGCGCTGGGCGCCTGGGTGGGCGGCCTGGTTATCGACGCCGGCTTCGATCTCACCCGCGTTCCGCTCGCCGCAGCCCTGATGGCTCTCATCGGCCTCGGCGCGACGACGCTCACCTATCTCTCCGCCAGGGGCCGGGCCACCCTCGCCCCCGCCGAGTGA
- a CDS encoding alkene reductase → MAKLFEPTKVGDISVKNRIVMAPLTRNRSPGAIPNDLNVEYYRQRATAGLIITEATPITHQGQGYANVPGLYTKEALDGWKRVTDAVHAGGGKIVVQMWHVGRISHTTLQPNGGKPVSSTNRTAKSKTYLVNADGSGSFADTSEPRALETAEIPGIIEDYRKAARAAIDAGFDGVEIHGANGYLLDQFMRDGINDRTDQYGGSIENRARLTFEVVDAVVKEIGAGRTAIRISPVTPSNDSYDSNPQATFTHVVERLAKYDLAYIHIVEGQTGGDRDYKQGDNPSFDYKALRQAYEQAGGKANWMVNNGYDRDLAIDAAERGRADLVAFGKPFVANPDLVERLAKNLPLNTPDQSTFYGGTAKGYIDYPTLEKVA, encoded by the coding sequence ATGGCCAAGCTTTTTGAACCCACCAAGGTTGGCGACATATCAGTCAAGAACCGCATCGTCATGGCGCCGCTCACCCGCAACCGCTCGCCGGGCGCAATCCCCAACGACCTCAATGTCGAATATTACCGCCAGCGCGCCACCGCGGGCCTGATCATCACCGAAGCGACCCCGATCACCCATCAGGGCCAAGGCTATGCCAACGTGCCTGGCCTCTATACCAAGGAAGCGCTCGACGGCTGGAAGCGCGTCACCGATGCCGTCCACGCCGGCGGCGGCAAGATCGTCGTTCAAATGTGGCATGTCGGCCGTATCTCGCACACGACGCTGCAGCCGAACGGCGGCAAGCCGGTCTCCTCGACCAATCGTACCGCAAAGTCCAAGACCTATCTGGTCAATGCCGACGGCAGCGGCAGCTTTGCCGACACCTCCGAGCCGCGCGCGCTCGAAACGGCTGAAATTCCCGGCATCATCGAGGATTACCGCAAGGCCGCCCGCGCCGCCATCGATGCCGGTTTCGACGGCGTCGAAATCCACGGCGCCAACGGCTACCTCCTCGACCAGTTCATGCGAGACGGCATCAACGACCGCACCGACCAATATGGCGGCTCGATCGAAAACCGTGCCCGCCTGACTTTCGAGGTCGTCGATGCCGTGGTGAAGGAAATCGGCGCCGGTCGCACCGCAATCCGCATTTCGCCGGTCACGCCATCGAACGATAGCTACGATTCCAACCCGCAGGCGACCTTCACCCACGTCGTCGAGAGGCTGGCCAAATACGACCTCGCCTATATCCACATCGTCGAAGGCCAGACCGGCGGCGACCGAGATTACAAGCAGGGCGACAACCCCTCCTTCGACTATAAGGCGCTGCGCCAGGCCTATGAACAGGCCGGCGGCAAGGCCAATTGGATGGTCAACAACGGCTATGACCGCGATCTGGCAATTGATGCCGCCGAGCGTGGCCGCGCCGATCTCGTCGCCTTCGGCAAGCCCTTCGTCGCTAATCCCGATCTCGTCGAACGGCTGGCCAAGAACCTGCCGCTCAACACGCCCGATCAATCGACCTTCTACGGCGGCACTGCCAAGGGCTATATCGACTATCCCACGCTAGAAAAGGTCGCCTGA
- a CDS encoding aminoglycoside phosphotransferase family protein: MFAHYLDRWSLISDGDPILTHSSRLLPVLWQERPAMLKVATDIDERYGALLMQWWDGDGAADVYAHEGDAVLLERATGKRSLLAMAMDGEDDEASRILCRTAARLHAPREKPIPDPIPLSRWFRDLEPAAGQHGGTLADCAAIANALLADPRDLAVLHGDIHHDNVLDFETRGWLAIDPKRLYGERGFDFANIFANEELPTITDPIRFRRQLAIVSAEARLEPKRLLQWIAAYSGLSAAWFLGDPNVEQADKALTVARIALAELQS, encoded by the coding sequence ATGTTCGCTCACTATCTCGATCGCTGGTCGCTCATATCAGACGGCGACCCCATCCTCACCCATTCAAGCCGCCTGCTGCCGGTCCTCTGGCAGGAGAGACCCGCCATGTTGAAAGTCGCCACCGATATAGACGAACGATATGGCGCGCTGCTGATGCAATGGTGGGACGGCGACGGCGCAGCTGATGTTTATGCCCACGAAGGCGACGCCGTATTGCTGGAACGGGCAACCGGTAAACGCTCGCTGCTTGCCATGGCGATGGACGGCGAGGATGACGAAGCAAGCCGCATTCTCTGCCGCACGGCGGCACGGCTGCATGCGCCGCGCGAAAAGCCGATTCCCGATCCCATTCCCCTCAGCCGCTGGTTCCGCGATCTCGAACCGGCCGCCGGCCAACATGGCGGCACGCTTGCCGATTGCGCAGCGATCGCCAATGCCCTGCTTGCCGATCCGCGCGACCTCGCAGTCCTCCACGGCGACATCCATCACGACAATGTCCTCGATTTCGAGACGCGCGGCTGGCTGGCGATCGATCCGAAGCGGCTTTACGGCGAGCGCGGCTTCGATTTCGCCAATATCTTCGCCAACGAGGAATTACCGACCATTACCGACCCCATCCGTTTCCGCCGCCAGCTGGCCATCGTCTCTGCCGAGGCCCGGCTCGAGCCGAAGCGGCTGCTGCAATGGATCGCCGCCTATTCCGGCCTTTCCGCCGCCTGGTTCCTCGGTGATCCCAATGTCGAGCAGGCAGATAAAGCCCTGACGGTCGCCCGGATCGCGCTGGCAGAACTGCAGTCCTAG
- a CDS encoding NAD(P)H-binding protein: MSRDMKTTALVLGATGGIGGAVARKLLARGWRIRALNRDAAKASRSEPAFEWVQGDAMNAGDVLRAADGVGLIVHAVNPPGYRDWETLVLPMLDNTIAAARAVDARIVLPGNVYNFGPDALPAPAEESPQHPLTKKGAIRVEMEKRLEAASQAGAGAIIVRAGDFFGPGATGNSWFSSGLVTPGKPVGTIKNPGRRGVGHQWTYLPDMAETIAQLIDRADRLPSFAVYHMDGFWDADGMQMAEAIKRVAGGKAKIGRFPGWIIALAAPFIPMMREINEMRYLWKVPLRMRNDKLVAELGKEPQTPIDEAVRASLAALGCLPEPRRATAAAFIGHSPENAG; encoded by the coding sequence ATGAGCCGAGACATGAAGACGACGGCACTGGTACTCGGGGCGACGGGCGGTATCGGCGGCGCGGTTGCCCGCAAGCTGCTGGCGCGCGGCTGGCGTATCCGGGCGCTCAACCGTGACGCCGCCAAGGCGTCGAGGAGCGAGCCGGCTTTCGAATGGGTGCAGGGCGATGCGATGAATGCCGGTGACGTGCTGAGGGCGGCCGACGGGGTCGGCCTGATCGTTCATGCCGTCAATCCGCCCGGCTACCGCGACTGGGAAACGCTGGTGCTGCCGATGCTCGACAATACCATCGCCGCTGCCCGCGCCGTCGATGCGCGCATCGTGCTGCCGGGCAACGTCTATAATTTCGGTCCCGATGCCCTGCCGGCGCCGGCGGAAGAAAGTCCGCAGCATCCGCTAACGAAGAAGGGGGCGATCCGCGTCGAGATGGAGAAGCGGCTAGAGGCGGCGTCGCAGGCCGGTGCCGGCGCCATCATCGTCAGGGCCGGAGATTTTTTCGGTCCGGGCGCGACCGGTAACAGCTGGTTCTCATCGGGTCTCGTCACGCCGGGCAAGCCGGTCGGCACGATCAAGAATCCGGGGCGGCGCGGGGTCGGCCATCAGTGGACCTATCTGCCCGATATGGCGGAAACCATTGCCCAGCTGATCGACCGAGCCGATCGGCTGCCGTCCTTTGCCGTCTATCATATGGATGGTTTCTGGGATGCAGACGGCATGCAGATGGCCGAAGCGATCAAGCGCGTTGCCGGTGGCAAGGCGAAGATCGGCCGTTTTCCCGGGTGGATCATAGCGCTCGCCGCCCCCTTTATTCCGATGATGCGCGAGATCAACGAGATGCGTTATCTCTGGAAGGTGCCGCTGCGAATGCGAAACGACAAGCTTGTTGCCGAACTCGGCAAGGAACCGCAGACGCCGATCGACGAGGCGGTCAGGGCTTCGCTCGCAGCGCTCGGCTGCCTGCCCGAACCGCGTCGCGCCACGGCCGCTGCCTTTATCGGGCATTCGCCTGAGAATGCCGGTTAG
- a CDS encoding LysR family transcriptional regulator — protein MKTEPNWDFYRSFLTVLQQGSLSAAARELGLTQPTIGRHVDALERAVGAELFIRSPNGLLPTDAALALKPYAETLAATTAALLRTASGQRERVAGTVRISASEVIAVEVLPGILGPLQETYPELQIELSASDTIEDLVNREADIAVRMAEPQQDALIMRRIGDIPLGFHAHRRYLERHGIPETIADLANHRLIGFDRQTAYVRMVMKRYPAPEGIKFSYRTDSNLAQLSAIHAGVGIGICQTGLAREHPDLLRILPDAFEIPLGTWVAMHESLKTSPRCRATFDALVKGLQDYHRYCTSA, from the coding sequence ATGAAGACTGAACCGAACTGGGATTTCTACCGCAGCTTTCTAACCGTGCTCCAGCAAGGGTCGCTTTCGGCCGCCGCCCGTGAATTGGGGCTGACCCAGCCGACCATAGGCCGCCATGTCGACGCCCTGGAACGGGCGGTCGGCGCCGAGCTCTTCATCCGATCGCCGAACGGCCTGTTGCCGACCGACGCCGCGCTGGCACTGAAGCCCTACGCCGAAACGCTGGCGGCAACCACCGCCGCGCTTTTGCGCACCGCATCCGGCCAGCGCGAGCGCGTGGCCGGAACCGTCAGGATCAGCGCCAGCGAGGTCATCGCCGTCGAAGTGCTCCCTGGAATTCTCGGACCGTTGCAGGAGACCTATCCCGAGCTCCAGATCGAGCTCTCGGCATCGGATACGATCGAGGATCTGGTGAACCGGGAGGCCGATATCGCCGTGCGCATGGCCGAGCCGCAGCAGGATGCGCTGATCATGCGCCGCATCGGCGATATCCCGCTCGGCTTCCACGCCCACCGCCGCTATCTCGAACGGCACGGCATCCCCGAAACCATCGCCGATCTCGCAAACCATCGCCTCATCGGCTTCGATCGGCAGACGGCTTATGTCCGCATGGTGATGAAACGCTATCCCGCGCCGGAGGGCATCAAATTCTCCTACAGGACCGACAGCAATCTTGCCCAGCTTTCGGCGATCCACGCCGGCGTCGGCATCGGCATCTGCCAGACCGGCCTCGCCCGGGAACATCCCGACCTGCTTCGCATCCTGCCCGACGCATTCGAGATCCCGCTCGGCACATGGGTGGCGATGCATGAGAGCCTGAAGACTTCGCCGCGCTGCCGCGCCACCTTCGACGCGCTGGTCAAAGGGCTCCAGGACTATCACCGATATTGCACAAGCGCATGA
- a CDS encoding DUF2188 domain-containing protein: MIKVVYEVVPHDGGWAYRLGGVYSEAFPTHAEALEAARIVADEQQVGGDSAEISWQDENGKWHEEYAEGGDRPETEVVDSQWKGRAAEASQGM; this comes from the coding sequence ATGATCAAGGTGGTCTACGAAGTCGTGCCGCATGACGGCGGTTGGGCCTACAGGCTCGGAGGCGTCTATTCCGAGGCATTCCCGACCCATGCCGAGGCGCTCGAAGCCGCGCGTATCGTCGCGGACGAACAGCAGGTCGGCGGCGATTCCGCCGAGATCAGTTGGCAGGACGAGAACGGCAAGTGGCATGAGGAATATGCCGAGGGCGGCGATCGGCCCGAAACCGAAGTGGTGGACAGCCAGTGGAAGGGCCGCGCGGCCGAGGCTTCGCAGGGTATGTGA
- a CDS encoding calcium:proton antiporter translates to MEFASRLREETFLVAALVVAAIAYLLEHAVIEMGRGVALIAAAALVGTIVLASIRVAHHAELLAVKVGDPYGTMILTLSAVAVEVIILAIMMSGESSPTLVRDTIYSALMLDINGILGLAALLGGLKHGEQPYNDNSGKTYGVMILTAMGISMIVPEFVPADRWHYYSAFTIVAMIALYGLFLRMQVGQHSYFFSYSYPRSERKKESPEEHGPDESAAMSIATILVGVVIIGLLAEFMAAFMTEGLRDSGAPIAVTAVVVAAISAAPEILTALRAALRNRMQATVNIAMGASLSTVILTVPVMEAIALYTGQPFIMAMTPVQTVMVTITLIAAAINLNDGETNAIEGMTHFILFATFVMLTALGL, encoded by the coding sequence TTGGAGTTTGCGTCACGCTTGAGGGAAGAGACGTTTCTGGTCGCCGCACTTGTCGTTGCAGCGATCGCCTATCTCTTGGAACATGCAGTGATCGAGATGGGACGCGGCGTCGCGCTGATCGCAGCCGCCGCCCTGGTCGGCACCATCGTACTCGCCTCGATCCGTGTTGCCCATCATGCCGAGCTGCTCGCCGTCAAGGTCGGCGACCCCTACGGCACGATGATCCTGACGCTTTCGGCCGTCGCGGTCGAAGTCATCATCCTCGCCATCATGATGAGCGGCGAGAGTTCGCCGACGCTGGTGCGCGACACGATCTATTCCGCGCTGATGCTCGATATCAACGGCATTCTCGGCCTGGCAGCTTTGCTCGGCGGCCTCAAGCACGGCGAACAGCCCTATAACGACAATTCAGGCAAGACCTACGGCGTGATGATCCTCACCGCCATGGGCATCTCGATGATCGTCCCGGAATTCGTGCCCGCCGACAGATGGCACTATTATTCCGCCTTCACCATCGTCGCGATGATCGCGCTCTATGGCCTCTTCCTGCGCATGCAGGTCGGCCAGCACAGCTATTTCTTCAGCTACAGCTATCCGCGCTCCGAACGGAAGAAGGAAAGTCCGGAGGAGCATGGCCCCGACGAGTCGGCCGCGATGTCGATCGCGACCATTCTCGTCGGCGTCGTCATTATCGGCCTGCTGGCGGAGTTCATGGCCGCCTTCATGACAGAGGGTCTGCGCGACAGCGGCGCGCCGATCGCCGTCACCGCCGTCGTCGTCGCAGCGATTTCAGCCGCCCCCGAGATCCTGACCGCCTTGAGGGCTGCACTCAGAAACCGCATGCAGGCGACGGTCAACATCGCCATGGGCGCCTCGCTGTCGACGGTAATCCTGACCGTGCCCGTCATGGAGGCGATCGCACTCTATACCGGCCAGCCCTTCATCATGGCAATGACCCCGGTGCAGACGGTGATGGTGACAATCACCTTGATTGCCGCCGCGATCAACCTCAATGACGGCGAGACCAACGCCATCGAAGGCATGACGCACTTCATCCTCTTCGCCACCTTCGTCATGCTGACGGCGCTGGGGCTTTAA
- a CDS encoding 3-deoxy-manno-octulosonate cytidylyltransferase: MESIPSDTQTTATADGGFNVLTPDAWKALLSRYSHVVLVANSEAVDFERLRNELPETALYVFFNNVYKVLDEPFAGHAVLVARSGVMGANIVHRREVGDVLRFFAGDDFLGVVNIRVSAEENFSEESRFKGVRARHLDLTQMLGDLYPMGKIATSGFAMALWLADLQLPGKILLAGFSAKRSEKWKVFDVHDWTFEQIFLRLFARMGAISMMGGVDASPYAALAKRFPQVPPIEIAMTAAEVLSERLHNANGQIDRLMSVTKSIRAIENFFRRFKPKTRKERFLEKSKE, from the coding sequence ATGGAATCAATTCCCAGCGATACGCAAACCACGGCCACCGCGGATGGCGGCTTCAATGTCTTGACGCCGGACGCGTGGAAGGCGCTGCTGTCGCGCTATTCCCACGTCGTGCTGGTGGCAAACAGCGAGGCGGTTGATTTCGAGCGGCTGCGAAACGAATTGCCGGAGACGGCGCTCTACGTGTTCTTCAACAATGTCTATAAGGTGCTCGACGAGCCCTTTGCCGGACATGCGGTGCTGGTGGCCCGCAGCGGCGTGATGGGCGCCAATATCGTTCACCGGCGCGAAGTGGGGGATGTCCTGCGCTTCTTTGCCGGCGACGATTTTCTGGGCGTCGTCAATATTCGCGTCTCGGCTGAGGAAAACTTCAGTGAGGAGAGCCGCTTCAAAGGCGTCAGAGCCCGCCACCTCGATCTGACGCAAATGCTCGGCGATCTCTATCCGATGGGCAAGATTGCGACGAGCGGCTTTGCGATGGCGCTCTGGCTCGCCGACCTTCAACTGCCGGGCAAGATCCTGCTTGCCGGCTTTTCGGCAAAGAGAAGCGAGAAGTGGAAGGTCTTCGATGTGCATGATTGGACGTTCGAACAGATCTTCCTGCGTCTCTTTGCCCGGATGGGGGCGATCTCGATGATGGGCGGCGTCGATGCCAGCCCCTATGCGGCACTCGCCAAACGGTTTCCACAGGTGCCGCCGATCGAGATTGCAATGACGGCGGCCGAGGTCTTGTCCGAGCGGCTCCACAATGCCAACGGTCAGATCGACCGGCTGATGTCCGTCACCAAATCCATCCGAGCGATCGAAAATTTCTTCCGGCGCTTCAAGCCGAAAACCCGGAAAGAGCGTTTCCTCGAAAAGTCGAAGGAATGA
- a CDS encoding glycosyltransferase family 8 protein: MQQSAVIVCSDVNMLPAACCTLLSVKRNLTNAGIEFLLLGIDLKPNEITEVGNFARLHGMAIKVLPYATPETARQARGRWSAATLARLYMDLHIPETVERLLYLDADVLAVAPVDELFARDLQGKALAAVDDYVMAFPEKSGARQRKIGMGDGGRYFNAGVLLFDWSACRTRGLFARTREIFEERSHLFENNDQDALNVTFDRDWLVLDPRWNTQTGLLPFVDRPAIFHFTGRKKPWQATVPWVHRRMAERYAEDLRNTPWASFCRQPSMTGRLAGFLSHVGKQVGGLTRLARMRAYFSNS; this comes from the coding sequence TTGCAGCAGAGTGCCGTCATCGTCTGTTCGGATGTCAACATGCTGCCGGCCGCCTGCTGCACCCTGCTTTCTGTCAAGCGCAATCTCACGAACGCCGGCATAGAGTTCCTGCTTCTCGGCATTGATCTCAAGCCGAACGAGATCACCGAGGTCGGCAATTTCGCGCGTCTGCACGGCATGGCGATCAAGGTGCTGCCTTATGCTACGCCGGAGACGGCGCGACAGGCGCGAGGCCGCTGGTCCGCCGCGACGCTGGCGCGGCTTTACATGGATCTGCACATTCCCGAGACTGTCGAGCGCCTGCTTTACCTCGATGCCGATGTGCTCGCGGTGGCGCCCGTCGATGAACTCTTTGCGAGAGATCTGCAAGGCAAGGCGCTTGCCGCCGTCGACGATTACGTCATGGCTTTCCCCGAGAAATCAGGCGCGCGGCAGCGCAAGATCGGCATGGGCGATGGCGGCCGATACTTCAATGCCGGCGTGCTGCTGTTCGACTGGTCGGCCTGCCGGACGAGGGGGCTTTTCGCCAGGACGCGGGAAATCTTCGAGGAGCGGTCGCATCTCTTCGAGAACAACGACCAGGATGCGCTGAACGTCACGTTCGATCGCGACTGGCTGGTGCTCGATCCGCGCTGGAATACGCAGACGGGCCTGCTGCCTTTCGTCGATCGGCCGGCCATCTTTCATTTCACCGGCCGCAAGAAACCGTGGCAGGCGACCGTTCCCTGGGTTCACCGGCGGATGGCCGAACGTTATGCCGAGGATCTCCGCAACACGCCCTGGGCCTCCTTCTGCAGGCAGCCGTCAATGACGGGCCGGCTCGCGGGCTTCCTCTCGCATGTGGGAAAGCAGGTCGGCGGGCTGACGCGGCTTGCACGGATGCGCGCCTATTTCAGCAACAGCTAG